A genomic stretch from Helianthus annuus cultivar XRQ/B chromosome 1, HanXRQr2.0-SUNRISE, whole genome shotgun sequence includes:
- the LOC110942832 gene encoding uncharacterized protein LOC110942832 — protein sequence MSSSSSSDGVLDDTVLAITQEAINYLRQEAESSTSRTRQLPLERDWLGAHERLVQDYFCENPLYDDGQFKRRFRMSGQLFAKISNDLAGEFPFFTQRVSASRKVGFYGLQKCTTTIRQLAYGIASDAWDEYLRMSSRMCRESLENFCEGVISLYGRRYLRMPTAADVPLLYEAHQRIHGFPGMLGSLDCTHWEWATYPTAWKGQHHRGDHDGLTLILQAVASQDLWIWHAYFGMAGANNDIQVLMSLNLFDDVIDGVAPDTSFYANDVEYKYGYYLTDGIYPEWATLVKTLSCPDDENRLYFKKKQESARKDIERAFGVLKKMVYHRPAVEDT from the exons GTTCTTGACGATACGGTTCTCGCAATTACGCAGGAGGCGATTAATTATTTACGACAAGAAGCCGAATCCTCTACATCGCGTACCAGACAACTGCCTCTTGAACGGGATTGGTTAGGTGCTCATGAACGTCTAGTGCAagattatttttgtgaaaatccgtTGTACGATGATGGTCAGTTTAAGCGTAGGTTTCGTATGAGCGGACAATTATTCGCTAAGATTTCCAATGATCTTGCGGGCGAATTCCCTTTTTTCACGCAAAGGGTAAGTGCAAGTCGCAAAGTTGGTTTCTATGGACTACAAAAGTGTACAACAACAATTAGGCAACTAGCGTACGGCATAGCGAGTGATGCGTGGGATGAATATTTAAGGATGTCATCAAGAATGTGTCGTGAGTCTCTTGAAAATTTTTGTGAAG GTGTTATCTCTCTGTACGGGAGACGATATTTGAGGATGCCAACCGCAGCCGACGTTCCACTTCTATACGAGGCCCATCAGCGTATACACGGGTTTCCTGGGATGTTGGGTAGTCTTGATTGCACGCACTGGGAATGGGCGACATATCCAACCGCTTGGAAAGGTCAACATCATCGTGGCGACCACGATGGTCTTACCCTAATATTACAAGCGGTCGCTTCTcaagatttatggatttggcatgcgTACTTTGGCATGGCTGGTGCGAACAATGACATTCAAGTTTTAATGTCCTTGAATCTTTTCGACGATGTCATAGACGGGGTTGCACCAGATACTTCATTCTATGCAAACGACGTGGAGTATAAGTATGGCTACTATCTCACAGACGGTATATATCCCGAGTGGGCGACGTTGGTAAAAACTCTTTCATGTCCAGATGACGAAAACAGATTGTATTTCAAGAAAAAACAAGAGTCAGCAAGAAAAGATATCGAGCGGGCTTTCGGTGTGTTAAAAAAGATGGTCTATCATCGCCCAGCCGTCGAGGATACTTGA